GAGCAGGTGGCCGAGCAGATCACCACCTGGATCGCCGACAACGGCCTGCGGGCCGGCGACCGGATCCCGCCCGAGCGCGAGCTGGCGACCCGGCTCGGCGTCAGCCGGGCGACCCTGAGCCAGGCGCTGGTCGCGCTCGAGGTCATCGGCGTGGTGGCCGTGCGGCACGGCGACGGCACGGTGGTGACCGAGGCGGGCTCGGCCCGCACCGTCGAGGCCATCCGGGCCCACGCCGACCGGCTGCCGGAGATCATCGACACCCGCGACGCGCTCGAGACCAAGCTCGCGGCCCTCGCCGCCACGCGACGCACCCCCGAGGACCTGGAGCGCATCGAAGCCGCGCTGGCCGGCATGGCCGCCGACGTCGAGGCCGGCGGGCGCGGCGTGCAGGGCGACGAGCAGTTCCACGGCGCCGTCACGGCCGCCGCCCACTCGCTGCTGCTCGCCCGGCTGATGGAGGAGATCTCCGAGCTGATCCGCGAGACCCGGCTGGAGTCGCTGTCGCAGCCCGACCGCCCCCGCGCCTCGCTCGCGGGCCACCGGGCCGTCGCCGACGCGATCCGCGCCGGAGACCCCGCGGCCGCGGCCGCCGCGATGCACGACCACGTGACGATGGTCAGCGACGTCGCACTGCTGCGCGAGCCCGAGGCCGGGTGAGCGGCTGGGAGCAGGTCGCCGTCCTCGCCGCCGGCCTCGGCGCCGGCGTGCTGACCTCGACGGTCGGCGTGGCCTCGCTGCTCAGCTTCCCGGTGCTGCTCGCGGTCGGTCTGCCCCCGGTCACCGCGAACGCCTCCAACACCGTCGGCATGGTCGGGGCGGGGGTGGGCGGCTCGTTCGGCTACCGCCACGAGCTGCGCCTGCACCCCCGCCTGACCCTGGTCGTGCTGGCGTCGTGCGCGGCCGGCTCGGTCCTGGGCGCCACGTTGCTGCTCGCGCTGCCACCGGGTGTCT
This genomic interval from Nocardioides scoriae contains the following:
- a CDS encoding FadR/GntR family transcriptional regulator, with amino-acid sequence MTERSPAAFPGRLNRSRLYEQVAEQITTWIADNGLRAGDRIPPERELATRLGVSRATLSQALVALEVIGVVAVRHGDGTVVTEAGSARTVEAIRAHADRLPEIIDTRDALETKLAALAATRRTPEDLERIEAALAGMAADVEAGGRGVQGDEQFHGAVTAAAHSLLLARLMEEISELIRETRLESLSQPDRPRASLAGHRAVADAIRAGDPAAAAAAMHDHVTMVSDVALLREPEAG